One genomic region from Amphiprion ocellaris isolate individual 3 ecotype Okinawa chromosome 20, ASM2253959v1, whole genome shotgun sequence encodes:
- the kcnk17 gene encoding potassium channel subfamily K member 17, whose protein sequence is MGLKEMFNLARVPSILMLGVVYVAYVLIGGVVFWKLEGELGEKDISALLMNKKKLLTMYPCLNQQGLETVAQVIQDTAKVGLSLKGNYTTDGFWKFTSSAVFAATVVTTIGYGNMSPSSTAGQIFCVFFALFGIPLNMVVLNRVGKYMLAIERNISLFLEEKTGRRRCMRFFVHLVSYLSGSVLFFVVPMIVFQQHEGWTHAQAIYYCFITLSTIGFGDFVADNNPDKKYPDWYSVLMAMWIFFGLAWLALVINHSIDILERLNAHFKERQKHGDDSGSPEGSNPETQMEKEDEIKKPPLSQ, encoded by the exons ATGGGACTAAAGGAAATGTTCAACTTGGCGCGGGTTCCTTCCATCCTCATGCTCGGCGTGGTTTATGTTGCCTATGTGCTGATCGGGGGGGTGGTTTTTTGGAAGTTGGAAGGAGAACTCGGAGAGAAGGACATCAGTGCGTTGCTGATGAACAAAAAGAAGCTGCTGACGATGTACCCCTGTCTGAACCAACAAGGCCTGGAGACTGTGGCTCAG gttATTCAAGATACAGCAAAGGTGGGCCTCAGCTTGAAAGGAAACTACACCACAGATGGCTTCTGGAAATTCACCAGCTCAGCCGTGTTCGCTGCAACTGTGGTCACAACTATAG GTTACGGGAACATGAGTCCCAGTTCTACAGCTGGCCAGATCTTCTGCGTGTTCTTCGCACTGTTTGGAATCCCACTCAATATGGTGGTACTCAACAGAGTGGGCAAGTACATGCTAGCCATAGAGAGGAACATCTCTCTCTTCCTTGAGGAGAAGACTGGGCGAAGG AGGTGTATGCGCTTCTTTGTCCATCTGGTCTCTTACCTCTCTGGATCAGTCCTCTTCTTCGTTGTACCCATGATTGTGTTCCAGCAGCATGAGGGTTGGACCCACGCCCAGGCCATCTACTACTGCTTCATCACCCTCAGCACCATCGGCTTTGGAGACTTTGTGGCAG ACAACAATCCAGACAAAAAATACCCTGATTGGTACAGCGTCCTCATGGCCATGTGGATCTTCTTTGGTCTGGCCTGGCTGGCCCTGGTTATCAACCACTCTATTGACATCCTGGAGAGACTCAATGCCCACTTCAAAGAACGTCAGAAGCATGGGGACGACTCGGGCAGTCCAGAGGGAAGCAACCCTGAGACACAGATGGAGAAGGAAGATGAGATCAAGAAACCTCCACTGTCTCAGTAA
- the LOC111586161 gene encoding potassium channel subfamily K member 16-like produces the protein MARFQLVPVRLSWTALLALAHLTYLLVGAIVFQILEREAESNNRNHFQLEKLYFLANYTCLDGEALEKFVQVILHAWETGVNPSGNSTNPSNWDFSSSFFFAGTVVTTIGYGNLSPSTVSGQVFCVFYALCGIPLNLAFLKQLGKCLTVHLGRLERGMVSVVPHKQAVEVIAVGLFFITGSLLFLVVPPLLFSYAEGWSFGEGFYFAFITLSTIGFGDYVVGTDPHKDYISVYRSLAGIWIIFALAWLALIFSVGARIMEHVFLLTHPGIKKHEEEENVPSTKLEDSSKI, from the exons ATGGCGAGGTTCCAGTTGGTCCCCGTCAGATTGAGCTGGACGGCACTTTTGGCTCTGGCCCACTTGACGTACCTGCTGGTGGGGGCGATCGTCTTCCAGATACTGGAGCGAGAGGCTGAGAGCAACAACCGAAACCACTTCCAGCTGGAGAAACTCTACTTCTTGGCTAATTACACGTGTCTGGATGGAGAAGCCTTGGAGAAATTTGTTCAG gtgatTTTACATGCCTGGGAAACGGGAGTGAATCCCTCAGGCAACTCAACGAATCCCAGCAACTGGGATTTTAGCAGCTCCTTCTTTTTTGCAGGAACAGTAGTCACAACCATAG GCTATGGTAACCTCTCCCCAAGCACTGTGTCTGGTCaagtgttctgtgtgttttatgccCTCTGTGGGATTCCACTGAACCTGGCGTTCCTCAAACAGCTGGGGAAGTGTCTCACCGTCCACCTCGGTCGACTCGAGAGGGGGATGGTCTCAGTCGTTCCCCATAAG CAAGCAGTCGAGGTCATAGCGGTGGGTTTGTTCTTCATCACTGGAAGCCTGCTGTTCCTGGTCGTCCCTCCTCTGCTGTTCAGTTACGCAGAAGGCTGGTCGTTTGGAGAGGGCTTCTATTTCGCCTTCATTACCCTCAGCACCATTGGCTTTGGAGATTATGTGGTGG GAACCGACCCCCACAAGGACTACATCTCTGTGTACCGCAGCCTGGCAGGGATTTGGATCATCTTCGCCCTCGCCTGGCTCGCTCTCATCTTCAGTGTGGGAGCCAGAATAATGGAGCATGTGTTTCTCCTGACCCATCCAGGCATCAAGAAGCACGAGGAGGAAGAGAACGTGCCATCCACTAAACTAGAAGACTCATCCAAGATCTGA